TTTCTTTCTTATCTGCTGAAAATCAAATAAAATACATTGAATTATTGCAAGACAGGTTGAGTTTGTTTAAATGATGATTGAATTCTTAGGTAAAAGCTAAAAAATAGAATTTAACTCTCAATTTGTATTGGAAAATAATTTTAAGCGAATTTGCGAAAATCTAAAATTAGTTGGTTTGTTTTTTTTATATTTGCAAATATAAAAATTGCTAAAATGAAATATCTACGTATTTTAACTCTACTCATTATGGCACTTTTCTTAAAAAGTGTTTCTTATGCCCAGATTTCTCAAGAAGTACGGAATCAATTATTCGATAAAAAACCAGAATTTACTGGAGGAAAAATTGCATATGAAAAATTTTTAGACAAAAAGTTAGTTTACCCCAATATTACTAACAGAGACAAACGAATAGCCAGTGTAAAAGTTATATCGCAATTTGTTGTAGAAAAAAACGGTAAATTGAGCAATTTTTCATTTGACTGTGAATTTGATATATTAGGAGATTATTCCCAAGAAGATTATAATAAAATTTCAGAGTTATATTCTGATTACTATCATACATCAATGAATGATTTTCTATTAAAGATGCCACGCTGGAAACCTGCTGAATATAAAGGCAAAAAAGTTAGTACAGTGTACGAATTACCTGTTGTTTTTAGATATAGTGATGCTGTTGTTCCCAAGAAAAAAACAGAAGATATTTTTGTACTTGTTGAAAAGCAACCCGAATTTCCTGGTGGCGAAAGTGCTTTGATAGAATATATTAACAAAAACATTTCTTACCCACAACAAGCTAGAGACAAAAATATTCAAGGTACTGTTTTCGTAACATTTGTTATAGAAGCAAATGGAAGCATTTCCAATGCTAAAATTCTTAAAGGTATTGGCGGAGGCTGCGATGAAGAAGCTATTCGCATTGTAAAAAACATGCCTCCTTGGGAACCCGGGAAACAAAGAGGAAAACCTGTCAGAGTACAGTATAACCTGCCAATTAAATTTATAGCCCAATAAAAGTAATATGAAATACTTTTACCTATCAAGTCCAAACTAACGGATTGAGCCAAAATTGCTGCGGA
The DNA window shown above is from Bacteroidales bacterium and carries:
- a CDS encoding energy transducer TonB, which gives rise to MKYLRILTLLIMALFLKSVSYAQISQEVRNQLFDKKPEFTGGKIAYEKFLDKKLVYPNITNRDKRIASVKVISQFVVEKNGKLSNFSFDCEFDILGDYSQEDYNKISELYSDYYHTSMNDFLLKMPRWKPAEYKGKKVSTVYELPVVFRYSDAVVPKKKTEDIFVLVEKQPEFPGGESALIEYINKNISYPQQARDKNIQGTVFVTFVIEANGSISNAKILKGIGGGCDEEAIRIVKNMPPWEPGKQRGKPVRVQYNLPIKFIAQ